From the genome of Methanobrevibacter smithii ATCC 35061, one region includes:
- a CDS encoding acyl-CoA thioesterase has protein sequence MFRTIVTPKFGDLDGLRHINNNTLGDWFETGRNELFRIFTPDLKVDYEHWKLILVHNDYDYLKQIFLGQDVEIRTHILKIGNSSFTLGQEAWQDGQLKVKGTCVLVHFDFMEQKSVSIPDDIRLQLEEHLIPADEFGKE, from the coding sequence ATGTTTAGAACTATTGTCACACCAAAATTTGGAGATCTTGATGGTTTAAGGCATATTAACAATAATACATTAGGGGATTGGTTTGAAACAGGAAGAAATGAATTGTTCAGAATTTTTACCCCTGATTTAAAAGTTGATTATGAACACTGGAAATTAATTTTAGTTCATAATGATTATGATTACTTAAAACAAATTTTTTTAGGTCAGGATGTTGAAATAAGAACTCATATTTTAAAAATAGGAAATAGTTCCTTTACGTTAGGTCAGGAAGCATGGCAGGACGGTCAGTTAAAAGTTAAAGGAACATGTGTTCTTGTTCATTTTGATTTCATGGAACAGAAATCAGTTTCAATACCTGATGATATCAGATTACAGCTTGAAGAACACTTAATTCCTGCAGATGAATTTGGAAAAGAATAA
- a CDS encoding M42 family metallopeptidase — MMELMKELSLTPGVSGSEEKIANIIKRELKDVADSIEEDSMGNVIATKKGEKKAPTVMLASHMDEIGLMVRYIDEKGYVKFSTIGGINDQMLMNQSVIIHSSIGEDVPGVIGSKPPHVTKPEERNKVVKADDMFIDIGAKDQEDAEKMIRIGDKISFRAWFEEYPNDLIMGKALDNRVGCYVMMEVLKRVNTRATVYGVGTVQEEVGLKGAKTSAFKLNPDMAIALDVTLSGDHPGIKPEEAPVVMGKGPAIILADASGRGILTQQSIKDLLIKAGDENEIDYQLEVSDGGTTDGTAIHLTREGIPTGVLSVPTRYIHTTVSVCSMKDVESTIQLITEAINSL; from the coding sequence ATGATGGAATTAATGAAAGAGCTATCTTTAACTCCAGGTGTTTCTGGATCTGAAGAAAAAATAGCAAACATTATTAAAAGAGAATTAAAAGATGTCGCTGATTCTATTGAAGAAGACAGTATGGGTAATGTAATAGCTACTAAAAAAGGTGAGAAAAAAGCACCTACTGTAATGTTAGCTTCCCATATGGATGAAATCGGATTGATGGTCAGATATATTGATGAAAAAGGATATGTCAAATTCTCAACAATTGGTGGAATTAATGACCAAATGTTAATGAATCAGTCTGTAATTATTCACAGCAGCATTGGAGAAGATGTTCCGGGGGTTATTGGCTCAAAACCACCTCATGTTACAAAACCTGAAGAAAGAAACAAAGTTGTAAAAGCAGATGACATGTTTATTGATATCGGTGCAAAAGACCAGGAAGATGCAGAAAAAATGATTCGTATTGGAGACAAAATAAGTTTCAGAGCTTGGTTTGAAGAATATCCAAACGATTTGATTATGGGTAAAGCATTAGATAATCGTGTTGGCTGTTATGTAATGATGGAAGTTTTAAAAAGAGTAAATACAAGAGCTACTGTTTACGGTGTAGGTACTGTACAGGAAGAAGTAGGTCTTAAAGGAGCAAAAACTTCTGCATTTAAATTAAATCCAGACATGGCTATTGCATTAGATGTTACCTTATCTGGTGACCATCCGGGAATTAAACCTGAAGAGGCACCAGTAGTAATGGGTAAAGGTCCGGCTATAATTTTAGCTGATGCAAGTGGACGCGGAATTCTTACTCAGCAGTCAATTAAAGACTTGCTTATTAAAGCAGGTGATGAAAATGAAATTGATTACCAGCTTGAAGTAAGTGACGGCGGAACAACTGACGGTACAGCTATTCACTTAACAAGGGAAGGAATTCCAACTGGAGTTTTATCAGTTCCAACCAGATATATACACACTACTGTAAGTGTTTGCAGTATGAAAGATGTTGAATCAACTATTCAATTAATTACAGAAGCTATAAATTCATTATAG
- a CDS encoding TOBE domain-containing protein, which translates to MEISARNKMNGKITDIKTGGVMASVKIQVEEPGEITALITKESVEKLGLKEGDDATAIIKSTEIIVGKE; encoded by the coding sequence ATGGAAATTAGTGCTAGAAATAAAATGAATGGAAAAATAACTGACATTAAAACTGGTGGAGTTATGGCTAGTGTTAAAATCCAAGTTGAAGAACCTGGTGAAATTACAGCTTTAATTACCAAAGAATCCGTTGAAAAGCTCGGTTTAAAAGAAGGAGATGATGCAACAGCTATCATCAAATCAACTGAAATTATTGTAGGTAAAGAATAA
- a CDS encoding DUF367 family protein, which yields MKVTVFHANECDRKKCTSIKMEKLGKCKLVYNINKIPSGAVVLNPFAQKAVSYEDYRYVHRRGVVGLDCSWNEVSSSKKFFSLSKYHRSLPFLIATNPVNYGKPCILSTVEAVSATLYITRFKDEAKDILDGFKWGHTFLELNHDLLEAYSEADTSKDVVRVQNEFLESKE from the coding sequence ATGAAAGTTACAGTTTTTCATGCAAATGAATGTGATAGAAAGAAGTGCACTTCTATCAAAATGGAAAAATTAGGTAAATGTAAATTGGTATATAATATTAATAAAATACCTAGTGGAGCTGTTGTGTTAAACCCGTTTGCCCAAAAAGCTGTTTCATATGAGGATTACAGATATGTTCACAGAAGGGGAGTTGTAGGGCTTGACTGTTCCTGGAACGAAGTGTCAAGTTCTAAAAAATTCTTCTCTTTATCCAAATATCACAGATCCCTTCCCTTTTTAATAGCCACCAATCCTGTTAATTACGGAAAGCCATGTATTTTATCTACAGTTGAAGCTGTTTCAGCTACTTTATATATCACCCGTTTTAAAGATGAGGCAAAAGATATTTTGGATGGTTTTAAATGGGGTCATACATTTTTGGAATTAAATCATGATCTTTTAGAAGCTTACAGTGAAGCTGATACTAGTAAGGATGTTGTCAGGGTTCAAAATGAATTTTTAGAATCTAAAGAATAA
- a CDS encoding nicotinamide-nucleotide adenylyltransferase — MEKVRGILIGRMQPVHNGHIEVIKKTLEEVDEIVIGIGSAQKSHELKDPFTAGERVVMLTQALIENNIDPGSYYIIPMEDINFNAIWVAHVKMMTPPFSVVYSGNSLVKQLFYEEGFEVRNPPLYDRMNLSGTEIRRRMLEDENWQELVPQATIDVIEEINGVERLKNLAIKEISEIGD, encoded by the coding sequence ATGGAAAAAGTTCGTGGAATATTAATTGGTAGAATGCAGCCAGTCCATAATGGCCATATTGAAGTCATTAAAAAAACGCTAGAAGAAGTGGATGAAATTGTAATAGGAATCGGCAGTGCTCAAAAAAGTCATGAGTTAAAAGATCCATTTACTGCAGGAGAACGTGTAGTGATGTTAACCCAGGCCCTAATTGAAAATAACATAGACCCTGGTAGCTATTACATCATACCTATGGAAGATATTAATTTCAATGCAATATGGGTTGCTCATGTTAAAATGATGACACCTCCGTTTTCTGTTGTTTATTCCGGAAATTCATTAGTAAAACAGTTGTTTTATGAAGAAGGATTTGAAGTCAGAAATCCGCCCCTTTATGACAGAATGAACCTGTCAGGAACAGAAATTAGAAGAAGAATGCTTGAAGATGAAAACTGGCAGGAACTTGTTCCGCAAGCTACAATAGATGTTATAGAAGAAATAAATGGTGTTGAAAGATTAAAAAATTTAGCTATAAAAGAAATAAGTGAAATTGGAGATTAA
- a CDS encoding molybdenum cofactor biosynthesis protein MoaE encodes MVVRVIEAKEDKVTMADLIADLKKSNKVDYSGAIFTFEGIVRGKEENMNLEKLILTTPDKEKTLKDIENIIEDAKIKFNVFEISVIHYIGEFYTGDSLFLVAVLGGHRGESLDALREVIEKVKYDVEFKKEEISDNGTKTILAGG; translated from the coding sequence ATGGTTGTTAGAGTTATTGAAGCAAAAGAAGACAAAGTAACAATGGCTGATTTAATAGCAGACTTGAAAAAGTCCAACAAGGTGGATTATTCCGGAGCTATCTTTACTTTTGAAGGTATTGTCCGTGGAAAGGAAGAAAATATGAACCTTGAAAAGCTCATATTAACTACTCCAGATAAAGAAAAAACCTTAAAAGACATTGAAAATATTATTGAAGATGCAAAAATCAAATTTAATGTTTTTGAAATATCTGTAATACATTATATCGGAGAATTTTACACTGGAGACAGTCTGTTTTTAGTTGCAGTATTAGGTGGACACAGGGGAGAGTCACTTGATGCACTAAGAGAAGTAATTGAAAAAGTAAAATATGATGTTGAGTTTAAAAAAGAAGAAATTTCAGATAATGGAACTAAAACCATATTGGCAGGAGGTTGA
- a CDS encoding 50S ribosomal protein L40e translates to MARFEEAENRMFNVKICLKCNARNPAAATTCRKCGYTGLRFKAKEPRG, encoded by the coding sequence ATGGCAAGATTTGAAGAAGCAGAAAACAGAATGTTTAATGTTAAAATCTGTTTAAAATGTAATGCTCGTAACCCTGCTGCTGCAACCACTTGTAGAAAATGTGGTTACACAGGTTTAAGGTTCAAAGCAAAAGAACCAAGAGGATAA
- a CDS encoding phosphoglycerol geranylgeranyltransferase: MEMVEEHIKGILKNRKIHFTLIDPDEQTPQEALEIAEEAILGGTDGIMIGGSTVNNDEVDETCKILSENIEVPIILFPGNINSVSKYADAIFFMSYLNSTNPYWIYGAQALAAPIVRQAGIEVLPMGYMVVQPGGTVGWVGDAKLVPRNKPKIPAAYAMSAELLGMRFFYIEAGSGADKPIPPEMVGYTKKATEDMVIIVGGGIRDGEAAYTAAKAGGDIIVTGTVVEETNDVRGKIEEITAAIRKASIE, from the coding sequence ATGGAAATGGTCGAAGAACATATTAAAGGTATATTAAAAAATAGGAAAATTCATTTTACTTTAATTGATCCTGATGAACAAACACCACAGGAAGCTTTAGAAATAGCTGAAGAAGCTATTCTTGGTGGAACTGACGGAATTATGATTGGAGGGTCAACTGTTAATAATGATGAAGTTGATGAAACTTGTAAAATATTATCTGAGAATATAGAAGTTCCAATTATTTTATTCCCTGGAAATATTAATAGTGTAAGTAAATATGCAGATGCAATTTTCTTTATGAGCTATTTAAATTCTACCAATCCTTATTGGATTTATGGTGCTCAGGCATTAGCTGCACCAATTGTAAGGCAAGCTGGAATTGAAGTTTTACCAATGGGCTATATGGTTGTTCAGCCTGGAGGAACTGTTGGATGGGTGGGAGATGCCAAATTAGTACCTAGAAACAAACCAAAAATACCTGCAGCTTATGCGATGTCTGCTGAACTTTTAGGAATGAGATTTTTCTACATTGAAGCAGGTTCCGGAGCAGATAAACCGATTCCACCAGAAATGGTAGGATATACTAAAAAAGCTACTGAAGATATGGTAATTATTGTTGGTGGAGGTATCCGTGATGGTGAAGCTGCATATACAGCAGCAAAAGCTGGCGGGGATATAATTGTTACCGGAACAGTTGTAGAAGAAACCAATGATGTTAGGGGTAAAATTGAAGAAATTACAGCAGCTATTAGAAAAGCTTCAATAGAATAG
- the tsaA gene encoding tRNA (N6-threonylcarbamoyladenosine(37)-N6)-methyltransferase TrmO has translation MKIELESIGTIHTEFKDIEGMPIQPTGAKGVEGKIVLDEKYAAGLKDLEDFSHIHLLYLLHKVEGYLLEVKPFMDNNTHGVFATRSPKRPNRIGSSVVKLDKIEENTIYISNIDVLDGTPLLDIKPYVPQLYEDTIDELKIGWFESNHKKAKSQKSDDRFK, from the coding sequence ATGAAAATCGAACTAGAATCTATCGGAACTATACATACCGAGTTTAAAGATATTGAAGGTATGCCAATACAACCAACAGGTGCAAAAGGCGTTGAAGGAAAAATAGTACTTGATGAAAAATATGCTGCAGGTTTAAAGGATTTAGAAGATTTCTCCCACATTCATTTGCTTTACTTACTTCATAAAGTTGAAGGATACCTGTTAGAAGTAAAACCTTTTATGGACAACAACACACACGGAGTTTTCGCAACAAGATCTCCAAAAAGACCAAACCGCATAGGTTCTTCTGTAGTAAAATTAGATAAAATCGAGGAAAATACCATATACATCTCAAATATTGATGTTCTAGACGGCACACCATTACTGGACATTAAGCCTTATGTTCCCCAATTATATGAAGATACAATTGACGAGTTAAAAATAGGTTGGTTTGAGAGTAACCATAAAAAGGCTAAATCTCAAAAATCTGATGACAGATTTAAATAA